ATTGCGTACTTTCATGACTAAAGGAATGAAATCGTCAAACGTAGTGGCCAAAGATCGTCCAATAAATGCAGATACGTGTTCATTTTCATAAGCAGTTATCATTGATAAATAGGCTCCTGTAGACCATCCCATGATGGCAATAGCATTTGTTTGTACTTCTGGTTGTTGTGCTACTGCATTGATAACAGCATTATAATCAGTAAGCATTTCTGTGTAACAGAGATAATTTTTGTTCATTACGAAAGCACTACTTGTCCCAAATCCTCTCCAATCAAATGTTGCGACATTGAATCCCATATTAGTCCATGCTTCTGCTAAATATAGCTGAAAGTAGGACATATTTCCAGCGTCTCCATTGCAAATTATGATTGTTGGGCGTTTTTTGTTGTCAAGTGTCTTATACTCTCTTTTACTTTTATTAAGCGCAAGCTCTGAATCAGATAAACTCTTTTGAGCTGGAAAAAACCATGTTGTAATACGATATCCATCTTTGGTTTTGACATTTATTTCTTTATACATCAAACCAAGTTCTTCTGGTTTTCGGATATATACCGTATTAGGAATGATAGCAGAAACGCTTTGAACTATTGATATGAAACTGATTAGTATGAGTGTTCTCATGATAATTTTTATAAAAAACAAATATAGCAAAAGATGAAACGAGAGACTCTTAAATAACAAGAGTCTCCGTTTTTATATTTTAAGGATCAATAATAGAAAGCATTTTTACCAGGGGATGAAATTGAATACCCTTGTGCTTGGAGTGCTGGGGTCTTCTGAGAAAGAACTTAGTCCTGTAACGGTGACAGTGCATGGATGATCACCTACATAAACCAGTTCCGCAGCGCCATATAAATTATTATCATCTGCGTGGCTTGTACCAAAAGAATAGAGTTGTATGTCGCAACCCTGAATACTCCAAAGTAACATCTCCTTAGCTGTTTGTCCTTCGTAGCCGTCTCCCATATCCCTTGGAAGTCTCCATTTTAGACGAATAGTTCTCTTAGTGGATTGTATGTACTCAAACGCGTGGTTAAGCAGATTTACGGTATAATTCGGAGTTTGAGCATAAGATAAGCTTGGCATTGCGAACAATGTAGCTAAAACAATAAATATTAATGTAACTTTTTTCATGATGATAATTATATTATAAGGTTAATAAATATTATCAAATATAGATATTATAATATTATATGCAGTATGTTTATATAATTATTTATCTCTCTTACGTGTTGATTTATATTATTTTAAAACAACGCATAATTGTGGTGAACTTTTTTAACGCTATTTTATCTGTCTTATTTTACGTTTATCTTACTTTTGCAAAAATCTATTTAGGATAAGACTTTTGTAATTTCTGATATTTATCAAACAAGATCATTATTACATACGATTGATGAATTGCTGAGAATTTATGCTAAATCGTTTAACAACTAGAGAAATAGGGACTATACAATTCATGGCATAGGGACTCTTGAAAAGGTTGAAGTCTAATAAATATAAATAATATCTTATGAAACACGCATTGATTGTTCTTTTTGTATTCATTTCTTCTACTCTTTTTGCTCAACACCCAAAAGAGGATTCTACCTTGTTTTTTGATAATGCTTTGCTAAATAATGTTCCAGTATTAAACTATTTGAATGGTTGGTATATAACACAAGGTGAATCTTTCGTTGATTCCACTACTACCTATAATGGTCATAAATCTTTGTGCCTATTATCATCTACTCCTTCTTCCTCGCAGCTTTTTGCAGGCTATTATATTCGGCTTGATGATATCGAGGCAGACTCTATTTCTTTTTCTTGTAAATACAAAATAGCTCCTGAGAATAAAACAAGATTGTATATAGATGTTCAACAACATTATAATAATCCAACTAATTTAAAACATGATGCGCCACTTCCACAAATGGTAAATGACGGATCAACAAATGTGCAAGAGTGGCAGGAATTTTCAATTAAAGAAGTGATTAAGCCGAATGTGAATGCTATTTTTTTGTCTGTTCTTACTTCGGGAGGGGATAGCAAGATCTGGCTTAATGATTGCAAGGTATATTTTAATAATAAACCTTTAGGAGATTTTGTGAATGTGAAATATAAAGCGGATGCGGATAGGGAGTTCGATAAGGCGTCTGGGATCAGTTTGCCTTCTCTGACGCCTATAATGATAGATAATTTGGAAATTTTGGGAAAAGTTTGGGGCTTTTTGAAATATTATCATCCGAAAGTTGCGAAAGGAAACTACAACTGGGACTATGAATTGTTTAGGACGCTTCCTTCGATTGCAAATGCAAAGGATAAAAAAGAAAGAAATAGACTTCTGAATCAATGGATTGATCGATACGGACCTATAAATGAAACGAAAGATTATAGTATTACTGATCCGTCTATGTATTCACATTTAATTAATCTGGATTGGCTTAATGACAGAGGAGTGTTTGATGATAAATTAGTGGCAAAATTCAAACGTATACGAAGTGCTAAACGTGGTAACACACATTATTATATACAAGGATATATTTCTCGTACAGACTCAACTAAATGCCGTGAACCCCAATATTTAGATATTTCTTGGGAAGATCAAGGATTTCGCCTATTGACTTTATTCAAGTTTTGGAATGAGATGGAATATAATTTTCCATTTGTTGACATAACAGATCGACCTTGGAATTCACTCCTAAAAGAATTTATTCCTCGTTTTGCAGAGCTGAGGAGTAAAAAAGATTATGAACGTCTTTTACTCGAATTGTTCGCATGCACCAATGATTCTCATGCATATTTTATTTCATCTTCTAATTTATTTACTAACCCTGGGGTGAGCTATGCTGCTTTGCCAATTCAATTGGGCTATACATTTGATCATGAAGTAGTCGTCAAAAACTCCTTAGTTGATGAATTAAAAAGAGGTGATATTATTCTAAAGATTGATAACAAAGGCATTGACTCTATATTTCAAACGAACATTCCGTATATAAGGGCATCCATTCCTT
This is a stretch of genomic DNA from uncultured Bacteroides sp.. It encodes these proteins:
- a CDS encoding S41 family peptidase, encoding MKHALIVLFVFISSTLFAQHPKEDSTLFFDNALLNNVPVLNYLNGWYITQGESFVDSTTTYNGHKSLCLLSSTPSSSQLFAGYYIRLDDIEADSISFSCKYKIAPENKTRLYIDVQQHYNNPTNLKHDAPLPQMVNDGSTNVQEWQEFSIKEVIKPNVNAIFLSVLTSGGDSKIWLNDCKVYFNNKPLGDFVNVKYKADADREFDKASGISLPSLTPIMIDNLEILGKVWGFLKYYHPKVAKGNYNWDYELFRTLPSIANAKDKKERNRLLNQWIDRYGPINETKDYSITDPSMYSHLINLDWLNDRGVFDDKLVAKFKRIRSAKRGNTHYYIQGYISRTDSTKCREPQYLDISWEDQGFRLLTLFKFWNEMEYNFPFVDITDRPWNSLLKEFIPRFAELRSKKDYERLLLELFACTNDSHAYFISSSNLFTNPGVSYAALPIQLGYTFDHEVVVKNSLVDELKRGDIILKIDNKGIDSIFQTNIPYIRASIPSTMIYTILRQLFVTTNSEIMVTYMRCGEEKTIVINATPYKGKQPSTPLLDNNYIEDYKLGFKNIAYVNMNTMQDDSIADFIAKNRSARGVIIDMRYHLGQRFRVNDALIKWLLPKKLVYLWASVNDKSNPGNYIRNDKVLTGTDNSNHFTGKVAILVNYAVMSVGEVRSMIYRNAVHSKIIGTTTTGAVGPCGRFNLPMGISFLYSANGLYYPNWEAFQRRGVKIDIPIKETLEDIRDGKDVWMEEAIRYITND
- a CDS encoding alpha/beta fold hydrolase → MRTLILISFISIVQSVSAIIPNTVYIRKPEELGLMYKEINVKTKDGYRITTWFFPAQKSLSDSELALNKSKREYKTLDNKKRPTIIICNGDAGNMSYFQLYLAEAWTNMGFNVATFDWRGFGTSSAFVMNKNYLCYTEMLTDYNAVINAVAQQPEVQTNAIAIMGWSTGAYLSMITAYENEHVSAFIGRSLATTFDDFIPLVMKVRNKTKNQLIIPSDFPVKKMPVYIASKFKKPIFLINGENDIRTPVWMSRKVLDLLPSEVPRELMIVKNAAHGGKEDPIMIDFDNFVNRVSKFLIKHIGSMPSD